A window of the Falco biarmicus isolate bFalBia1 chromosome 10, bFalBia1.pri, whole genome shotgun sequence genome harbors these coding sequences:
- the RAE1 gene encoding mRNA export factor RAE1, translating into MSLFGSTSGFGTGGTGMFGSTTADNHNPMKDIEVTSPPDDSISCLAFSPPTLPGNFLIAGSWANDVRCWEVQDNGQTIPKAQQMHTGPVLDGCWSDDGSKVFTASCDKTAKMWDLNSNQAIQIAQHDAPVKTIHWIKAPNYSCVMTGSWDKTLKFWDTRSPTPMMTLQLPERCYCADVVHPMAAVATAERGLIVYQLENQPSEFRRIESPLKHQHRCVAIFKDKVNKPTGFALGSIEGRVAIHYINPPNPAKDNFTFKCHRSNGTNTSAPQDIYAVNGIAFHPVHGTLATVGSDGRFSFWDKDARTKLKTSEQLDQPISACCFNHNGNIFAYASSYDWSKGHEFYNPQKKNYIFLRNAAEELKPRNKK; encoded by the exons ATGAGTCTGTTTGGATCAACATCAGGCTTTGGGACAGGAGGGACTGGCATGTTTGGCAGTACAACTGCAGATAACCACAATCCAATGAAG GATATTGAAGTAACATCTCCACCTGATGACAGCATATCTTGTTTAGCATTTAGTCCGCCAACGTTGCCGGGTAATTTCCTCATTGCAGGATCATGGGCAAATGAT GTTCGCTGCTGGGAAGTTCAGGATAATGGACAGACAATTCCAAAGGCTCAGCAGATGCATACAGGGCCTGTTCTAGATGGCTGCTGGAGTGAT GATGGGAGTAAAGTATTTACTGCTTCCTGCgataaaactgcaaaaatgtgGGATCTCAACAGTAATCAAGCTATTCAGATCGCACAA catgATGCTCCTGTGAAGACTATCCATTGGATTAAAGCACCAAATTATAGTTGTGTGATGACAGGAAGCTGGGATAAAACTTTGAAG TTCTGGGATACCCGTTCACCAACACCTATGATGACGTTGCAGCTCCCTGAAAGATGTTACTGTGCAGATGTG GTTCATCCTATGGCTGCTGTGGCCACTGCAGAAAGGGGTTTGATAGTTTATCAGTTAGAGAACCAACCTTCTGAATTTAGAAGAATAGAATCTCCTCTTAAACACCAG CATCGCTGtgttgctatttttaaagacaaagtgAACAAACCTACTGGATTTGCCCTTGGAAGTATTGAAGGAAGAGTAGCTATTCATTATATCAACCCCCCAAATCC TGCAAAAGataatttcacttttaaatgtCATCGCTCCAATGGAACAAACACATCAGCACCTCAGGATATCTATGCT GTGAATGGTATCGCTTTTCATCCTGTCCATGGTACTCTTGCAACAGTAGGATCTGATGGTAGATTCAGCTTTTGGGATAAAGATGCACGGACGAAGCTAAAAACATCAGAACAACTTGACCAGCCAATATCTGCTTGTTGTTTCAACCATAATGGCAATATATTTGCATATGCTTCCAGTTATGATTGGTCAAAG ggtCATGAATTTTATAatccacaaaagaaaaactacatttttctGCGAAATGCGGCAGAGGAGTTAAAGCCTAGGAATAAGAAGTAG